One Aegilops tauschii subsp. strangulata cultivar AL8/78 chromosome 2, Aet v6.0, whole genome shotgun sequence genomic window, ATTGATAGGAATGCCCCCACAATGACATGATATTTCCTCTTTAACCACATAAAAAGACGCTAAAGTTTGTGGGCTGGTTTTACAACAATCCCTAACAATCCAGCCAATGTATGGTTCTCATTTAACATGCATTTGCCAAAAAAAAAGTTGCACAAAACATATATGTTCAAAAAGTCACTTTGATTGGGGCGAATCTTCCGTCGTTAATCTGTCTTCTCGTTGAGTCCCTCTCCTTATCTGTCTGCGGATATCCTTGAGATTGGTAAACTCACAGTTCTTGCATTCATCGCGCAACAAACACATCTCTTCCAAATTTATTGCCACTTTCATGAGACGTTTTATGTACTTCATGAATTTTTCTTGGACTTGAAAACCATGAATGACGAGCATAGACAAGTCACAGTGCTTGAAATAAGAAGGTTGCCACTGTATAATATCTTCCTGGGAAAATAATCGCCTTATGATCTCAGCATCCTCTGGGTCGGTGTCACCACAGCTATGGTTCGATACCTGCGTGTAACACACATCAAATTTGTGGTTAGTAAATAAAAGTGTCGAATGTATAGAACAATTATCAAATCGACAAATTCAATTGTATGTTTATGGAAATCAAAATAAATATCAGATTCGAAACGAAACATGCAAAAGCAAAGCACCAATTAGATTCGTCAAAAAGATTCCAAGTGAAGCTAttactggatttgctaaaatcaGTTGCCTGAAAATGTTACTTGGATGAGTTGATTCCTCATGCACCTTGCGCCTTAGCCTGAGACGGCGAGGCCGCGGTGCTACCAGCGAGTTCAGGGGAGCTCGACGACGTTGGAGAAGAGCGGGGCTTGGGGTTAGGGGGTGGTTGGGGGCTACTACAGCACGGCGGCGAAGGTGGCTCGTGGCTGCGAGGCGGCGGTGGTAGGCAGTTAAGCAGGGGCTGGATGGCGAGTCCACTAAATGAGAAAGATGAGTAGTATGTGAAAATCCACCGATCCATAAAACCTTTTCAGGCAACTGACGGATAAGAGATCCCAACTATTACTATTTCAAAAAGTATATAGTCCCTCCTATACAAAAATAAGTGTCGTAGTTTTAGTTCAAATGCGAATTACCGTAACACCAAGAGTCTTCAAGTGGGGTGCAGATTTCAAAATGAGCATTGTCCAAGTGAGATCGCATTGTTCTCTAATATTATGAAAGCTAGCATGCATCAAATTCTGCATGAGAGGAACCGGCTCCTGAGGTTGGATCCAAACCTGCACAAAATAAAACGTATAAGAAAACACAGATCAGCCCTCGCAAATTACTCGTTTTAgtccaaatttgaactaaaaccacgacattTATTTTGTAACTGAGGTTGTACTATGGAACACACATAGCACACACTAACACACACCAGCAACAACTCACCCTTCCATTTAGGAAGTTAAGCACTAATTCACGGAGGGTCGCAGCAGCGTCTCCAACTAACTCCCCAAATCCGAGAGCCCTGTCGCCACCCATGGCAGCGTTAGTGAATGTCACGGCCTCGAGCCCTGGAACCTGGCCGAATAGAAGTGGGGGTAGATTTTTCGACGGCATCCATTGGGTGCAGGTCACGCGCTCAAGCCTTGGGAGCGACCTCAGCTCGACCGCCTCGCAGCCGCAAAAGACGGCGTCGAGCTCGCGGAGCCGCGGGTGCTCCAGCCGCAGCACCGTCCGCAAGCCGGAGTCGCAGTTCTGCAGAGCGAGGCGCTCCAGCTTGCCGCAGGCGCCCAGCAGGCGGGGGACATCGGACTCGCCCAGCCTAACGCTCTCCAGGTGCAGGTCGGCGAGGCCCGCGAACGCGCTCGGGTACGCGGCGAGGGACGGCAGGAGGCGCGCCGCGTGCCTGAGCATGTCGCCCGCGTCGCAGAGCACGTCGGGCTTCTCTCCGAGGATCGAGAGCGCCACGGAGGTCACCTGACGCCTCCCGCTCGACACGGCGTCGTCGACGGCGCGCAAGATGCGGGCGGAGTCGTCCGTCAAGAAGAAGTGCACGGCGAGGCGGTCGATGCTGTGCCGGCTCTGGTGTGCCAGCACGCTCTCCACTGCCTGTGGCAACCCCGTGTTGCGTCTATCCTCATCATGGTCGTGCTTGACGAAGGACCAGACGTCCAAATCGATGTCAGAGATCATGCCGGGAAGGTGTCGCCACCGCTTGCTTAAGATGCTGCTTCTCACGGCGAATCGTAGGTCGTCCAGACGCTCTAGGATGGAAACAAGGATATCGTCGGGCAGCTTGCCCAGCCTATCGTCCTGCTGCACGGCTTCGCTACTTGTCGCCGCCATGATATGATAGTCACGATGGCTCTGTCCGAAAGTTGTATAAAACCAGCTGGAATATGTAGAAGCGCTTACCCTCGTGGAGATTTATATATAGAAGAATACATAAAAGGGGAGAGGCACGGAGAGTCGGAGTACAAGAAAAGTTGTTTAAACCTATTTTGTCTCTAATAAAGTCGTATTTATCTCCAACTCTCAAATATTGTACTGTACTTCTAATTTTTCTGGCCATCAGTGGGCGATTGCGATTGAATTTCAAGTGTTGCACTTCCTCATCTTCTCTGCTTTGCCATTATTAACTGTGCCGCCTTTGACGTCCATCACTATCATCCACAACACTCCCATTGTGATTGTGTTGCATTCCCTTCTGGTTCCTTCCATATTTGTCCCCTCTTGTAATCACAACAGGAGCGTCCTGCAATCATAATGAGAGTGTCATGGATGCTAGTGACACAACAGGAGCTGCCCACAAGTTATCTAAAAGCCGCTGGAACAAACCCCAAATCCTGTATTTTATTGGATGATCAAAAGGGCCTAGTGTCAAACATAGTCATCATAGCGGTTTCTATTGTGACCATTACAGATTTGTTGCACGCACGCACAAAATTGTTGCATGGGTTGTTTGAGGTTGCGATATTTTTCTTCGTGTTTATGCACCAAAGACAAAATGCTACAATGCTCGAATGGTTCTATTTTTTGATACTAAATGATCCACGGATCGCTAGGGCTGCCTCCGTCATATCGGATCGGAACAGAAGAGGTATTTTCTTTACAAAAGGAACAGAGAGTTAATTTGGTTAGGTCGATCGGCGTTTGCTTTCTCAATAGTCTGTATGCAAGGATAAGGCCGATTCGTATTCAAGGCTTAAGGTGTCGTTAAGGTGTCGTTAGCATGTTGGAACTCAACACACAGGGTCCTTCGGCCCACGGGCCGACCCATACTAGTCTCTCCAAGACCGATTTTGGAAATCTTCTAGAAGGTTCCCTCTGATTATATTGGGTCTGGGTTTTTTTTGGTGTTTTTTGGGCTTAAGTTTTTCTATCCGTTTGGTCTTTGCTTTTTCTGACATTTTCTTAATTGTgactttctcaaattcacaatgtttttaaaattctttttttttcaagtttgtgaacTATTTCCATATTCATAAACCTTTTTTGAATTCATGTAATTTTCAAATTCGCTattatttttaaaattcatgaaagTTTTCAAATTTGTGTTCTTTTTTAAAACTGTGATTTTTTTCCAAGTTTGTAAATTCTTTTTGAATTCAAGAACTTATTTCACAATCACAAACTTTTTGCGTtcttgaactttttcaaatttgtaACCTTTTTGGTTTTCACATTTTTTATATTAAATACGTAAAGTCTAATAGAACAGAGAGCAAAAAATTGTAgcaattttttttttcttttgagcgAGTGACCGACCTACGGGCGGATTAACTAGGAATAAACCTAAAAAACGAAGGCATATCCCCTGCCTGAACCAACGTGTGCTTGAATGGTTAGGAGGGCAGTGGTATCCCCAACCCACTAGAACATCTGGAACGAGTAATGTTAGAAGAAATCGATGAGTAGAAAATATGTTAATAATAGAAACATGAAGTGGACGAGATTCTTAAATTTTGTGTCTACCTTCAAAGTGTTGTGTATTTTGTCCATTGTCATACTGCCGAAGTTGGTTAACATTTCTATGATGAATTTCTGCAGTGCATCCAGATGAGTAAAATGATGGTCAAATCACAGAGAACTAAGAAACAGGGAGTGGAGAAACAAGTATGTTGAGCATTACAGAGAAAGGATGAGATTGCTCGAAGTCAAACCTCATAGACTGTCATTTCTTTCTTAAGTTGTTCCTCAACGGATGCAACAGAACTTTCACCTTCATCCTCGTTCATTTGAAACGCTTTGCAGCTTTCGTTCACGATGCTGTTTTTGTTGACATCAGACATGCTATCAacaatctaagacaagaattttgggacggagggagtagtatgaaATGCTTAGATGTGCTTATGAGGCAGGACATGGTTGAGAACTTTGCTAGGGAACCATTTGTAAAGAAATGTAGTACCATGTCATGTTTAGAGTATCATATACTCCATATATGTTTATACTCCAATTAAAAAAAAAAACTATGATTTGTGCGGACCACTGATCCAAAGACTATCAACAATCTACCGAGGCGCAAACATTAAAAAAAACATACTTAAAAGGATTCAGAGTACCATTTCATTGTTAGTAATGTCACGAATAGTTAACAGTTCTTTAGCATAAAGCAATCTTAACACTGATATTGACGATCGTGAATGAGTAAAGGAGTTCAAAAGGTAGTAACAGCATACTGCACATAAACAATAAAAGTATTTTGACTTCGCCTTGCTTGTCCAGAAACCTATTCTTCTGTTGAGAGAGTTTACAGGTATGCCGATTTCGGTAGTAAGTGCCTTTGAAGTCCAGCTGAAAATATTTGATGAGTTTAGTCAGATGAGAACATAAGAGATATGCAGGAAGACAAATTGATATTACCTTGGTTTCTCTTGAAACCGCATTATGATTGCAGCCTCCACAGGTACTACAGTAAACTGCGTACTTCTGTCCTCAAATTGCAGTTCCAACTGGAAATGAAAAGAGAGCTCGTAAGAGATATTTCTTCAACCTTACCCATCAACTTCAAATTCGATATCAAACCTTGACCGTTCCTAGATTTTTCTTCCACAATAGCTTCCGTGGAGTTTTTATCTGATGGAATCTTTGTGCAAAATCAGACAGCAGTTTATCAACTGAAGCAGGAACTGCAAGATCTTCTGGCAGATATAGACATTTAGTGAATCAAGAGAGTTGATCAAACAGCAAAAGCTCATGGTTCAACCTTTCAGTAAGCAAACCATAATCTTATTAAGCATATTATTAAAATCAACTAACACAGACCATCAGATTAACTAGAAATTAACCACATGCATTGGTGAGGAATTCATCTTCAACTCTGTGTGCCCTCACACCCAAAAGGAGGGAAGTTTTGATGTTGGAAATTATGCGGTTAAATAACAGATATTAAAAAAGAATGGTGACAGAAACTGAATCTTAGGAATTGTTGTATGTACGAAACAACCAAGATTTGAAGATGGCACACTGACAGAAAGTTGGTACGAAGATTTGATGGCATAAACAGTTCTGACAAAAcaaaatactccctctgtaaagaaatataagatgttttagatcactactttagtgatctaaaaaGTCGTGatctaaaacatcttatatttctttacagagggagtacttttttTTACAACAAAACAAATTACTACTTGTTCTTTTTACAACAAAACAAATTACTTGTTAGTGTTAGTGCATATATCTTTGTACAGCAGGATAGCATGCCAATCAATACGGACCACATTTTACCAATTTACGCTCCTAGCTCCACTGTCTCATAATTCATATAGCATATTATTAATTGAAATGCCCGAGTCATTAGCAATAACTCATCCAAAGCATGAAAAGGGAGGGGGTACCACCATGATTTAGATAAAAGCTTACTGGCAATACCTGAATCGGTGGCCAAAAGTTGGAAGAAATTATTGTAGCATCAAGAACATCATGAGAAATTTCTGCCTCCTCTTGCCCAGCAACTACCATAGAAAAAAATAAGTGTTCAAATGCAGGTGCAGTGATAGTTGATGGTTTCTGAAGCAACATGCAGTATTTGAATGGTACCAGTTCCAGGTGCATTTAATAATGATGCTTTAATATTTGAGTTGGTTCTCTTCGAGTCAATCAAGTCATTGAGCATAATCTCGCACTTCTGCATGCTGCTCTCACCGAAATGAATCTGCCAAAACAACATAATCATGAGAAATTAAAGGCTACAACGAAGGCATGATGCATCACATGCAGTCCAATCATACGTATTTAAAACATTACTAAGTATGGGTCAATATAAAAGTTAGCCTTAACCTTAAGAAGCTCCAGCATGCGGATATCGGAATCTATATCGAAATCAGATTTGCTGAGCAGCTTTTTGGCCAGCATTACACGATATTCGTTGACCAATTGGTCCTTTGAGCCAATTATACTGACCATCAGCCCAAGTATATCAATTTTCCTCCTACTCCTGCTGCCTTTCAATGGATCTGCTTCAACAGGATCAGGCGCCCAGCTGCAAAGTTGGAACTGCAATTCTCGATCTTAGAGAAGCAAACTTTCCTAAGGGCTCAAGGATTAACAGGCGTTATGGTGAATGTAATGAATAAATCATACCTTTCAGAATTCAACCAAGCTTGATTCTCATCAATGTTTGTATGATCATCATAGTCAGCATTTTCCTGGTTTTCAGCATCCCTGTTCAATTCTTCAAGAAGATTATCACCAGCATTTTCCCCACTTGTGTTTCCTCCAGATCCATCAGTTAGCATTGTCACTGTGCATTTAATAGTGTCTTTTCTACCTCTCAGATAATCCCTAATTGGTTCACCAACCGCTTCCAAGAATACACCAGTGGGGTCAATCGACCGCAGTGCCTTGATAGTGGAAACATACTGGTGCAATATGTCATTAGTTGAGGCACCAGCAGTAAGCAAGCGATATCTCAATGACGAGATAAATGAGTCAACAAGCTTAGAGTGTTGACCCGTGTACTCTAAACACTGCTTTAGGTCTTCAATAGCGGGTGAACTTCATCCATGCCCCAAAAAGCATCCAGATGTTAAAATTTTGCACAAGTTAAGAAGAAATGCAAAGTAACAAGAGAATGGGGTCCATGTGACATGAGACATGAAAGTAATACATAAAATAGAATCAGATATTCAAGATGACTGTCAACATACTGTATTAAACCTAAGCATGCAAACAAGGAGAGAGAAAGAAGAGTATGACACATGAAAGGAAATTAAGATCCTTGGTTCAGGGTGGATAAAACAGATCATCAAATACACATTAGTGAAGCGATAACTAGATGACCTAGAGCATGATATATAAGCTCTAAGCGTCTAATTATATTGCACTTCAGTTAAATGAGGATAAGCTGCAAGAATACAGGGACAGTAGCTAGAAGTTGTATGGATCAAGTAGCTAAAAACTACACTTCCAGAAGTGAGAAAAATATTCAAGAATATAAATCAATATTCAAATCTCAGTGCTATTTAAATGCTTAACATCATCATATAGAGAGAAATGGCTAACCTCTCGGGGTAATCTACTATAATTTCGAAAAGTTTGCCAATTCTTAGGTCCTGCAAGGTTTCATAAGCAAAATATTCAAGGCGCATGTGCCACCTTAGAAGTGCTTCAGAAGGAACACCGATCCCTGGGAAGGAAGAAGGGCGTGAGGCCAAGGGCGATTTCAGACCAGATAATCCACTGTCATAGTCAACAGTCCCCCAGATATGTCAAAAGGGCATGCAAAAACTGAAGAGGAACAACCTGACAAGAACCAAAAAAATTGTCAGCACAAGCCTGAGAGTAAAGCATCATCTAGTGGAGAGGTATATAAACTGAAGACGGAATAACCTGACAAGACCCAAAAGTTTTCTTAACACTGTTACGTGTAAAAGCTGAAGAGGTGCGTAACATGCAGCATCAGCATCCATGGAGAATATATAACTATAAGCTGGGTATCATATTCAATAAGCCCAGAACAATTATAACAATATAACAAGATCTCTATCTGCTAATCTGACATGTTAAAGAACTGGTCTAAAAATAGATATAAAACAACTGCAAGAACATTAGCATAGATGTTCTGAAGTTGATCCTGGACATTGACAGGTGCACTGCAGTGACAGCTCTCATACATAAACAGTGCATTTCTGTTCCAGTCTGAAGATTGAGCATAACAGACTAAGCATACAAAGAATAATTTAATCTTGGCAAGCTCAATTACTTAAGTTGGCTGAGCATAATACAAAAGCATGTGATATACTGATATATAAAGAAGAAATTGACATGGAAATAGTCATGCTTATAAATGGATAAACTCAACAAGATGGTGATATGAACGGATACTTGAATCCACTTCTTGACAGACCCAAGGACAGGGATTCTGTAATCATCACCAGCTAGTTCATAAACTTTAGACTGCAGATGAGAATAAATTAAGGTTACTTCCAGAAATTCAAGGGCATCTATGCCAAAATAAGAGATGGAGTAGGTAGGGTGTATGGACCATTAAAAGCCAGATTATTGCAGAGGAATAAGAATCTTCGGTCATAGATGTAAAACCAAGACATCTAAGATCACAAACAACTTTTCCAATGTTCTTAACCAAATTACAACTTTCTGAAATAACTGCTTCTTGACTATCAATGTCCATTTTAGAATCCCAAGCAGAAACGTTGCTCCTTCCATAAAGTTCATTACTAGCAAGTTGGTCATTCTCATCAGATGCATCCACCATGGTATTTAGTTCTTCCAGTTTCTTCTTGAAATAGACATTTAGAATCTCTGTAAAATGTCAAGCATGAGCGAGCGTCCTGATTGTATAAGCAAAATAGACTCCAACTctgaagaaaaatgaaaactgTAAACAAAGGCCTTGAACAAACAATAACTAGGTTTTCCATAACTTACACAGAATTTAATTCTTTCTACTGCAGAAGAACTGCTATAGGGATGAAATTTCTGCCAGAACATCTTGACTGCATTGTTTCTAAATGTTTCCTGCACAGGGGCGGGTTAACAAGTGAAGTTGAATTAAAAATCCATATTATCAGAAACAATGTACTAGTGCAAGTTGAGAAATTTAGCAAAGCTAACAGGCTAGCATCAAGTCATCAACTAATATGGCATCTCAAGATTGGGTGCCTGCTACTCGTTGCTAACTCAACTACAACTGAAGGAACAACAGAGGTAAGTAAATAACAAGCATTATGGTTGCAGATCTATCCTGCAGCCTCTCATTACTGATTCTGCAAAAGAGGTAGCTAGACCAATGTCTGCCTAATCAGTCTGGCAAAAATACCCTTATTCTACAGGGATGATCGAGCATACAACCTACCTAACCCCTGTATTTTATCTATCTCTTTCTCTTTTTTAACTAAATTATGGATGGAAGGAAGACGGGTTAACTACCTCATACACAGATGACAGAAGGGGAGTCAGAAGCAACGAGTCTTTACAAATATAACTGGAAGCAAGTATTAGTATCAGTAGTTCATCGTGCCAAGTGTATAATATGGGATAACTCAAGCTTCAAGGTTTATGGCCTCACTGGCTATAGCTTATTAGGATACACAGCTCGTTTATCTGCATTTACCAACTAATGAAACAAGAAACCAAAAACTTCAGAAAGCTAAAGAAAGTTCGTAAATCAAATCAGCCACTGCAATAGGGCTACTTGGCTAATCCAATTGTACACACTATTACACTACTGGTTCTTGCATTTGGTGGTATACCCCCACAAGAAACTCCTCTTATGGCTTATGCCACAGGGAGGGTTCCCAGAAAATGGAAATGGCACCGACAGTTTTCAAAGTCACCTCAGATTAGCAATATACAGCTAAGAAACTTTTTGGGTTGTTTGTTAAGAGTTTGAGTTCTGACATTAAAAATTACGAAATATGTATAATGGCAACCGTGTGGCAGATTACGAAACTGCCACACGCATCCAGCGCCGTCAGTTCCGACCGCCCTCCCGATCTCCTTCCTTTCCCGCACATCCTCCCCGATCTCCCTCCCGATTTCTTTCCTTTCCCGCACGTCCTCCCCGATTTTATCGGGCACACCCGCTCGTGACTTCCTAATTTTCGTAATCGTCAATTATGGCCCCACGCGCTTCCCGATTTTCAGGCAAAAATAATGCTTGGACTGGGATTTGATCACTGG contains:
- the LOC109779777 gene encoding F-box/LRR-repeat protein At4g14103-like; this encodes MAATSSEAVQQDDRLGKLPDDILVSILERLDDLRFAVRSSILSKRWRHLPGMISDIDLDVWSFVKHDHDEDRRNTGLPQAVESVLAHQSRHSIDRLAVHFFLTDDSARILRAVDDAVSSGRRQVTSVALSILGEKPDVLCDAGDMLRHAARLLPSLAAYPSAFAGLADLHLESVRLGESDVPRLLGACGKLERLALQNCDSGLRTVLRLEHPRLRELDAVFCGCEAVELRSLPRLERVTCTQWMPSKNLPPLLFGQVPGLEAVTFTNAAMGGDRALGFGELVGDAAATLRELVLNFLNGRVWIQPQEPVPLMQNLMHASFHNIREQCDLTWTMLILKSAPHLKTLGVTVSNHSCGDTDPEDAEIIRRLFSQEDIIQWQPSYFKHCDLSMLVIHGFQVQEKFMKYIKRLMKVAINLEEMCLLRDECKNWIVVKPAHKL